A window of the Spirochaetaceae bacterium genome harbors these coding sequences:
- a CDS encoding integration host factor subunit beta, whose amino-acid sequence MGHDGKLTKAEIIEMIHPEVDISKKHIHQVLGLFFDAVKAGLFDRQTIELRGFGTFEIRVRKGRKARNPKTGASVEVGDHGVVAFRPGQELKKRAWQIRD is encoded by the coding sequence GTGGGGCACGACGGCAAGCTGACCAAGGCCGAGATCATCGAGATGATCCATCCCGAGGTCGACATCAGCAAGAAGCACATCCACCAGGTGCTCGGGCTGTTCTTCGACGCGGTCAAGGCGGGTTTGTTCGACCGGCAGACCATCGAGCTGCGCGGGTTCGGGACGTTCGAGATCCGCGTACGCAAGGGACGCAAGGCGCGCAACCCGAAGACCGGCGCATCGGTCGAGGTGGGAGACCACGGCGTGGTGGCCTTCCGGCCCGGCCAGGAACTCAAGAAGCGGGCGTGGCAGATCCGCGATTAG
- a CDS encoding response regulator, producing the protein MSDHSSTSRILIVDDEVINLELFEVMLSRLGFDVEMASGGEQALAMLPEVKPDLIVLDNMMPGLTGWEVTQRIKNAPEYAAFRHVPIIMFTAMDQIADRIEGLELGVDDYITKPFNFSEVLARIRAVLHRHELAGQLARREHRLGIIEALNESLIFFSQHVRAPLEDQVERAAALLRDEDNDADALRAFAASASERARDVLAALGELEEQISEVRGEGDRLKAGDLSLEELQALIHDRLSGHEVAPDADR; encoded by the coding sequence ATGTCAGACCACTCTTCCACTTCCCGCATCCTCATCGTCGACGACGAGGTGATCAATCTCGAACTGTTCGAGGTCATGCTGTCCCGGCTCGGTTTCGACGTCGAGATGGCCAGCGGTGGCGAGCAGGCGCTCGCCATGCTTCCCGAGGTGAAGCCCGATCTCATCGTGCTCGACAACATGATGCCCGGCCTGACCGGTTGGGAGGTCACGCAGCGCATCAAGAACGCGCCGGAGTACGCCGCCTTCCGGCACGTGCCGATCATCATGTTCACCGCCATGGACCAGATCGCGGACCGCATCGAAGGGCTTGAGTTGGGGGTGGACGACTACATCACCAAGCCGTTCAACTTCTCGGAGGTGCTCGCCCGTATTCGCGCGGTGCTGCATCGCCACGAGCTCGCCGGCCAGTTGGCGCGCCGCGAACACCGGCTCGGGATCATCGAGGCGCTCAACGAGTCTCTGATCTTCTTTTCGCAGCATGTCCGCGCGCCGCTCGAAGACCAGGTCGAGCGCGCGGCGGCGTTGTTGCGCGACGAGGACAACGATGCCGATGCGCTGCGTGCCTTCGCCGCTTCCGCGTCCGAGCGGGCGCGCGACGTGCTTGCCGCGCTTGGCGAACTGGAGGAGCAGATCTCCGAGGTGCGCGGCGAGGGAGATCGCTTGAAAGCGGGAGATCTCAGCCTGGAGGAGTTGCAGGCGCTGATACACGACCGGCTGAGCGGGCACGAAGTGGCGCCGGACGCCGACCGGTGA
- the rho gene encoding transcription termination factor Rho produces the protein MSDDQVSTSSVGNQHDPSQGDGVTAPPAAASTEPAAAAPGARPAPPPEEYEAPPPRRTEIGNGERPSRRGRKRRLRVELVKDTGGNGQPGNERPEYERGRSDRSRGRRDMDGNHLDGPPSGRRRGRSRGRGMPQMSAVQPEPVVLTGDEEKLHINELSVKPITALREMAVELGCNQEMLVSMKKQELIFTILKRHTERNGVIYAHGALEILPDGYGFLRSPNYSYLPGPDDIYISPSQIRLFNLKTGDTVSGQIRSPKEQERFFAMLRVERVNFDEPSVAQTRIPFESLTPLYPQERINMETKSGEPATRMINLFCPIGKGQRGLIVSPPRAGKTVIMQRIANAITENDPGIFLIVLLIDERPEEVTDMQRNVQGEVVSSTFDEQATRHVQVAEMVIEKAKRLVEHGKDVVILLDSITRLARAYNQTVPTSGKILSGGVDSNALHKPKRFFGAARNVEHGGSLTIVATALIETGSRMDEVIFEEF, from the coding sequence ATGTCAGATGACCAGGTTTCGACTTCCAGCGTGGGAAACCAGCATGACCCATCCCAAGGCGACGGCGTAACCGCCCCGCCGGCGGCCGCTTCGACCGAGCCGGCCGCGGCGGCTCCCGGGGCGCGTCCTGCGCCGCCGCCGGAGGAATACGAGGCGCCGCCGCCGCGGCGCACCGAGATAGGCAACGGCGAACGGCCCTCCCGGCGCGGCCGCAAGCGGCGCCTGCGCGTGGAGCTGGTGAAGGACACGGGCGGCAACGGCCAGCCCGGGAACGAGCGCCCGGAGTACGAGCGCGGGCGTTCCGACCGCTCGCGCGGACGGCGCGACATGGACGGCAACCACCTCGATGGACCGCCCTCGGGCCGCCGCCGCGGCCGTTCCCGCGGCCGCGGCATGCCGCAGATGAGCGCCGTGCAACCGGAACCGGTAGTGCTGACCGGCGACGAGGAAAAGCTGCACATCAACGAGCTGTCGGTGAAGCCGATCACCGCGCTGCGCGAAATGGCGGTGGAGCTCGGCTGCAACCAGGAGATGCTGGTGTCGATGAAGAAGCAGGAGCTGATCTTCACCATCCTGAAGCGGCACACCGAGCGCAATGGCGTGATCTACGCGCACGGCGCCCTGGAGATTCTGCCCGACGGCTACGGGTTTCTGCGCTCGCCCAACTACAGCTACCTGCCGGGGCCGGACGACATCTACATATCGCCGTCGCAGATCCGCCTGTTCAACCTGAAGACGGGAGACACCGTGTCCGGGCAGATCCGTTCGCCGAAGGAGCAGGAACGGTTCTTTGCCATGCTGCGCGTGGAGCGGGTGAACTTCGACGAGCCGTCGGTCGCCCAGACGCGCATCCCGTTCGAGAGCCTGACCCCGCTGTATCCGCAGGAGCGGATCAACATGGAGACCAAGAGCGGCGAGCCGGCCACGCGCATGATCAACCTGTTCTGCCCGATCGGCAAGGGCCAGCGCGGCCTGATCGTGTCGCCGCCGCGTGCCGGCAAGACGGTCATCATGCAGCGCATCGCCAACGCCATCACCGAGAACGACCCCGGCATCTTCCTGATCGTGCTGCTGATCGACGAGCGGCCCGAGGAAGTGACCGACATGCAGCGCAACGTGCAGGGCGAGGTGGTGTCGTCCACGTTCGACGAGCAGGCCACCCGCCACGTGCAGGTGGCCGAGATGGTGATCGAGAAGGCCAAGCGGCTGGTGGAGCACGGCAAGGACGTGGTGATTCTGCTCGACTCGATTACCCGGCTGGCGCGCGCCTACAACCAGACCGTGCCCACCTCCGGCAAGATTCTGTCCGGCGGCGTGGATTCCAACGCCCTGCACAAGCCGAAGCGGTTCTTCGGCGCGGCGCGCAACGTCGAGCACGGCGGCAGCCTGACCATTGTCGCCACCGCCCTGATCGAGACCGGCAGCCGCATGGACGAGGTGATCTTCGAGGAGTTCA
- the rpsT gene encoding 30S ribosomal protein S20: protein MPSSISAAKRQRQNQKRRMRNRAALSRVRTTIRTLREAVADESVTAEQMTAVTRQLDRAVSKGVLKRNTAARRKRRLQRLVAGKLAS from the coding sequence TTGCCAAGCAGCATTTCCGCGGCCAAGCGGCAGCGGCAGAACCAGAAGCGGCGGATGCGCAATCGCGCTGCGCTCAGTCGTGTGCGCACGACCATCCGCACCCTGCGCGAAGCGGTAGCCGACGAGAGCGTCACCGCGGAACAGATGACGGCGGTTACCCGGCAGTTGGATCGCGCCGTTTCGAAGGGTGTGCTGAAGCGCAACACCGCGGCCCGGCGCAAGCGTCGTCTGCAACGGCTCGTGGCCGGCAAGCTCGCTTCCTGA
- the lnt gene encoding apolipoprotein N-acyltransferase — protein sequence MSTPSAPGPAAGFASALVRLLRTTAGEVGLLLLSAVLFALAHPSVASEWGWGALAFIAVAPVFLVLRRAGWLQVVLYGALYGYVSYALYNYWLATFHPLAIIIVPVVYMGYLVILFPLLKLADHLFPRYGYLVQVLLWVGYELVKSLGFLGYSYGTMGYTQYRWVDFIQIAGVAGVWGVSLLVVAASALVARLLAHALDARSAPWRRLTLARFWREQRIPVVCWAVLMAANVAYGAAARNDYEAERQWRVALVQQNIDPWRGGFYAYEKSLEVLLRLSDEALREDPEIVIWSETSFVPGIDWHTRHRRDPRRFALVKRLRTYLDRQTVPFVVGNDDGQLERTDEGEVRVDYNAAILFKKGEIVDTYRKIRLVPFTESFPFKEQLPGIYQWLKDADTHFWKQGTEYVVFDSGMAGERGVRFSTPICFEDTFGYLGREFVRHGAQVLVNMTNDSWSFSVPAEMQHMMMGVFRAVENRRSVVRSTNGGMTVTIDPDGLITGMLEPFTADYLIGTVPVVDGPATVYTRWGDWFGVAALCAGLGALLAGLAVRLAGRTVR from the coding sequence GTGTCGACCCCCTCCGCACCCGGTCCTGCAGCCGGCTTCGCGTCCGCGCTGGTTCGCCTGCTGCGCACCACCGCCGGCGAGGTGGGCCTGCTGCTGTTGTCGGCCGTGCTGTTCGCGCTCGCCCATCCGAGCGTGGCGTCGGAGTGGGGTTGGGGCGCGCTGGCCTTCATCGCCGTCGCGCCCGTGTTCCTGGTGCTGCGCCGCGCCGGCTGGCTGCAGGTGGTGTTGTACGGCGCCCTGTACGGTTACGTAAGCTACGCGCTGTACAATTACTGGCTGGCCACCTTCCACCCGCTGGCGATCATCATCGTGCCGGTGGTGTACATGGGCTACCTGGTGATCCTGTTTCCGCTGTTGAAGCTGGCCGATCACCTGTTCCCGCGCTACGGCTACCTGGTGCAGGTGCTGCTCTGGGTAGGCTACGAGCTGGTCAAGAGCCTGGGCTTTCTGGGCTACAGCTACGGCACCATGGGCTACACCCAGTATCGATGGGTGGATTTCATCCAGATTGCCGGCGTCGCCGGCGTATGGGGAGTGTCGCTGCTGGTGGTGGCGGCCTCCGCATTGGTGGCCCGCCTGCTGGCGCACGCGCTCGACGCGCGTTCGGCTCCCTGGCGGCGCCTCACGCTGGCGCGCTTCTGGCGCGAGCAGCGCATACCGGTGGTGTGCTGGGCGGTGCTGATGGCGGCCAACGTGGCGTACGGCGCGGCCGCGCGCAACGACTACGAGGCCGAACGGCAGTGGCGCGTGGCGCTGGTGCAGCAGAACATCGACCCGTGGCGCGGCGGATTCTACGCCTACGAGAAGTCGCTGGAGGTCCTGTTGCGCCTCAGCGACGAGGCGTTGCGGGAAGATCCCGAGATCGTGATCTGGTCGGAAACCTCGTTCGTGCCCGGCATCGACTGGCACACGCGTCATCGCCGCGATCCGCGCCGGTTCGCCCTCGTAAAGCGCCTGCGCACCTACCTCGACCGGCAGACCGTGCCGTTCGTGGTGGGCAACGACGACGGGCAGTTGGAACGCACCGACGAGGGTGAGGTGCGGGTGGACTACAACGCCGCGATCCTGTTCAAGAAGGGCGAAATCGTCGACACCTACCGCAAGATCCGCCTGGTGCCGTTTACCGAGAGCTTCCCCTTCAAGGAGCAGTTGCCCGGCATTTACCAGTGGCTGAAGGACGCGGACACCCATTTCTGGAAGCAGGGCACCGAGTACGTCGTGTTCGACTCCGGCATGGCCGGCGAGCGCGGCGTGCGCTTCTCCACGCCGATCTGCTTCGAGGACACGTTCGGCTACCTGGGACGCGAATTCGTGCGTCATGGCGCGCAGGTGCTGGTCAACATGACCAACGACTCGTGGTCGTTCTCGGTGCCCGCCGAGATGCAGCACATGATGATGGGCGTGTTCCGGGCGGTCGAGAACCGCCGCTCGGTGGTGCGCTCGACGAACGGCGGCATGACGGTCACGATCGATCCGGACGGGCTGATCACGGGCATGCTGGAGCCGTTCACCGCGGACTACCTGATCGGCACCGTGCCGGTGGTTGACGGCCCCGCCACCGTGTACACGCGCTGGGGCGACTGGTTCGGCGTGGCGGCGTTGTGCGCCGGCCTCGGGGCACTGCTGGCCGGTCTGGCGGTCCGGTTGGCGGGCCGGACGGTCCGGTAG